From Sphingomonas bisphenolicum, one genomic window encodes:
- a CDS encoding uroporphyrinogen-III synthase: MNRVLILRPEPAAGRTAAKAAALGLDVRVHPLFAPQPVDWTSPPASHFDALLLTSAHGVRLAGPGLTAYRGLPTYAVGEATAQALREAGFADVVAGAGDGTAIAARIAADGHRRLLHLGGTTVAPMAAEAIDVTRVAVYSMIALPPDPALVADAAPGSVLLVHSPRAGERLAEQMEQDRRASLHIVAISPAALAACGESWASGQASALPVDDEMLALAARLCE; the protein is encoded by the coding sequence GTGAACCGCGTCCTCATCCTGCGCCCCGAACCGGCGGCGGGCAGGACGGCGGCCAAGGCGGCGGCGCTGGGCCTGGACGTGCGGGTGCATCCGCTGTTCGCGCCGCAGCCGGTCGACTGGACGTCCCCGCCAGCCAGTCATTTCGATGCCCTGCTGCTGACCAGCGCCCATGGCGTGCGCCTGGCCGGACCGGGGCTGACCGCCTATCGGGGACTGCCGACCTATGCCGTGGGGGAAGCGACCGCGCAGGCGTTGCGCGAAGCGGGCTTTGCCGACGTGGTGGCGGGCGCTGGCGACGGCACCGCCATCGCGGCGCGCATCGCGGCGGATGGGCATCGGCGGTTGCTCCATCTGGGCGGGACCACCGTCGCGCCGATGGCGGCGGAGGCGATCGACGTGACGCGGGTCGCGGTTTACAGCATGATCGCCCTGCCGCCGGACCCGGCGCTGGTCGCCGACGCGGCGCCCGGATCGGTGCTGCTGGTCCATTCGCCGCGCGCGGGCGAAAGGCTGGCTGAGCAGATGGAGCAGGACAGGCGCGCGTCGCTGCACATTGTCGCGATCAGCCCGGCGGCGCTTGCCGCCTGCGGCGAGAGCTGGGCGAGCGGGCAGGCGTCTGCGCTGCCGGTCGATGACGAGATGCTGGCTCTCGCCGCGCGATTGTGCGAATGA
- a CDS encoding alpha/beta fold hydrolase → MPPYAQAVSSFWKDRLAPGPRAAQLPPLQQLLGNLTVPFDLSRTRAQAALLTGQMQGDGRSVLLIPGLMASEQRMGWLRDILNAAGYDAHDWGMGRNFGPKPDSLDKIDRRVDAIRKRTGAPVTLVGWSLGGLYAREYAKFAAHKVGGVVTMGTPFSGDPRANHAWRLYQLVSGFPVDRPPFPCTREAKPPVPTVALWSQRDGVILPECARGRAGERDKAIEVDCTHMGFAAAPEGIAAVGKALEAIGRA, encoded by the coding sequence GTGCCGCCTTACGCTCAAGCTGTCAGCAGTTTCTGGAAAGACCGCTTAGCGCCCGGACCACGCGCGGCACAGCTTCCGCCTTTGCAACAGTTGCTGGGCAATCTGACCGTTCCCTTCGACCTCAGCCGCACCCGTGCGCAGGCCGCCTTGCTCACCGGCCAGATGCAGGGCGACGGCCGGTCGGTGCTGCTTATTCCCGGACTGATGGCGTCGGAACAACGGATGGGCTGGTTGCGCGACATATTGAACGCGGCGGGCTATGACGCGCATGACTGGGGCATGGGCCGCAATTTCGGGCCGAAGCCCGACAGCCTGGACAAGATCGATCGGCGGGTGGACGCGATCCGCAAGCGGACCGGCGCGCCGGTGACGCTGGTCGGCTGGAGCCTGGGCGGGCTTTATGCCCGCGAATATGCCAAGTTCGCCGCCCACAAGGTCGGCGGCGTGGTGACGATGGGTACGCCCTTTTCGGGCGACCCGCGCGCCAATCACGCCTGGCGTCTGTACCAGTTGGTATCGGGCTTTCCGGTCGATCGCCCGCCTTTCCCTTGCACCCGCGAGGCCAAGCCGCCGGTGCCGACCGTGGCCTTGTGGTCGCAGCGTGATGGCGTGATCCTGCCGGAATGCGCGCGGGGGCGCGCGGGGGAGCGCGACAAGGCGATCGAAGTGGATTGCACCCATATGGGCTTCGCCGCGGCGCCGGAGGGGATTGCGGCCGTGGGGAAAGCGCTGGAAGCGATCGGGCGCGCCTGA
- the tsaD gene encoding tRNA (adenosine(37)-N6)-threonylcarbamoyltransferase complex transferase subunit TsaD, translating into MTIILGLESSCDETAAALVSADGRILAHRLATQEEAHRPYGGVVPEIAARAHVEALSPLIAAALTDAKMTLADVDVIAATAGPGLIGGVMVGLVTGKALAHAAGKPLIAVNHLEGHALSPRLADPTLQFPYLLLLVSGGHCQLLHVQGPGAYVRLATTIDDAAGEAFDKTAKLLGLGYPGGPQVEKAAALGHAKAVPLPRPLIHTEEPHFSFAGLKSAVMRAVQSGQYTTEDIAASFQQAVIDCLIDRTRRALGQSEGITALVVAGGVAANSSVRAALEALAAAHDLPFVAPPLWLCTDNAAMIAWAGAERYAVGLIDDLTVPARPRWPLDPAAEKARGAGVKA; encoded by the coding sequence ATGACAATCATCCTTGGCCTGGAATCGAGCTGCGATGAAACCGCGGCGGCGCTGGTGAGTGCCGACGGCCGGATTCTCGCGCATCGCCTCGCCACGCAGGAAGAGGCGCACCGCCCCTATGGCGGCGTCGTCCCCGAAATCGCTGCCCGCGCCCATGTCGAGGCGCTCAGTCCCCTGATCGCAGCGGCGCTGACCGATGCGAAGATGACGCTGGCGGACGTGGACGTCATCGCCGCCACCGCCGGACCAGGCTTGATCGGCGGGGTCATGGTCGGCCTCGTCACCGGCAAGGCGCTCGCCCATGCCGCGGGCAAGCCGCTGATCGCGGTCAACCATCTGGAAGGCCATGCGCTCTCGCCCCGCCTCGCCGATCCGACGCTGCAATTCCCCTATCTGCTGCTGCTGGTGTCGGGCGGCCATTGCCAGTTGCTCCATGTGCAGGGGCCGGGCGCCTATGTCCGTCTCGCCACAACCATCGACGATGCCGCAGGCGAAGCCTTCGACAAGACGGCTAAGCTGCTCGGCCTGGGCTATCCCGGCGGCCCGCAGGTGGAAAAGGCGGCGGCGCTGGGTCATGCCAAGGCCGTTCCTCTGCCTCGCCCCTTGATCCATACCGAAGAGCCGCATTTTTCCTTCGCGGGCCTCAAGAGCGCGGTGATGCGTGCGGTCCAGTCGGGCCAATATACGACCGAGGATATCGCCGCGAGCTTCCAGCAGGCGGTGATCGACTGCCTGATCGACCGCACCCGCCGCGCCCTGGGGCAGAGCGAGGGCATCACTGCGCTGGTCGTGGCGGGCGGGGTCGCCGCCAACAGCTCGGTCCGCGCCGCGCTCGAAGCGCTCGCCGCGGCCCACGACCTGCCCTTCGTCGCACCGCCGCTGTGGCTGTGCACCGACAATGCGGCGATGATCGCCTGGGCCGGAGCGGAACGCTATGCGGTCGGCCTGATCGACGATCTCACCGTCCCCGCCCGGCCGCGCTGGCCGCTCGACCCGGCGGCCGAAAAGGCGCGCGGCGCAGGAGTGAAAGCATGA
- the hemC gene encoding hydroxymethylbilane synthase translates to MLLSDRPLRLGTRGSPLALAQARMTARALCAVHGWPDEAVTIVTVQTSGDRIQDRALAEIGGKALWTKELDRALVEGEIDFAVHSMKDVETLRPDAIRIAAMLPRADVRDRLVGADDFAALPANPVVGTSSPRRAAQVKRLRPDATITLFRGNVATRLAKLASGEVHATLLAAAGLDRLDQPDVGATVAIDVMLPAPSQGAVGIETLGDNVAMIEALGAINDRDTCDAVMAERAVLKALGGTCHSPIAALARVDGENLHLIAEIISPDGQETVREETRLARGDDKAAQAVGHALLGRASPALRALFDT, encoded by the coding sequence ATGCTTTTGTCCGATCGACCGTTGCGCCTCGGCACCAGAGGATCGCCCCTGGCGCTGGCCCAGGCCCGCATGACCGCCCGCGCGCTGTGCGCCGTCCATGGCTGGCCCGACGAGGCGGTGACGATCGTCACCGTCCAGACCAGCGGCGACCGGATACAGGACCGGGCGCTGGCCGAGATCGGCGGCAAGGCGCTATGGACCAAGGAACTGGACCGGGCTCTGGTCGAGGGCGAGATCGATTTTGCGGTGCACAGCATGAAGGATGTGGAGACGCTGCGGCCGGATGCGATCCGTATCGCCGCGATGCTGCCGCGCGCCGATGTGCGCGACCGGCTGGTGGGCGCCGATGATTTCGCCGCCCTGCCCGCCAATCCGGTCGTCGGCACCAGCTCGCCGCGCCGCGCCGCGCAGGTCAAGCGGCTACGCCCCGATGCGACCATCACCCTGTTCCGCGGCAATGTCGCGACCCGGCTGGCCAAGCTGGCGTCGGGCGAGGTCCATGCCACGCTGCTGGCGGCGGCGGGGCTGGACCGGCTGGACCAGCCGGATGTCGGCGCGACCGTGGCGATCGACGTCATGCTCCCCGCGCCGTCGCAAGGCGCGGTGGGGATCGAAACGCTGGGCGACAATGTCGCCATGATCGAGGCGCTGGGCGCGATCAACGACCGCGACACCTGTGACGCTGTAATGGCCGAACGGGCTGTGCTGAAAGCATTGGGCGGCACCTGCCATTCCCCGATCGCCGCGCTGGCCCGGGTTGACGGCGAAAACCTGCACCTGATCGCGGAGATCATCAGCCCGGACGGGCAGGAAACGGTCCGCGAAGAGACGCGGCTGGCGCGCGGCGACGACAAGGCGGCGCAGGCGGTCGGTCATGCGCTGCTGGGGCGGGCCAGTCCGGCGTTGCGGGCGCTGTTCGACACGTGA
- a CDS encoding ABC transporter permease has product MRELLRAALVIARRDFTAVVLSRTFILFLLGPLLPILIGFAFGGLGDKISSTDLRPVVGVAMSPADTAALERAHDRLAERMGDQTLPRLRPVRASPSPRVQLVRPDSEVVAILSGSLLHPVLTGKVEDLDKLQGDISLLSTAALAERTLRFVTVERQEVTTSLGAQAQARLLIGRAAQVVMFFLTILLAGMILSNLVEEKTNKIIEILAAAVPIDAIFLGKLMAMLAMSFVGIAFWGGTAFAIFLALHGGGGALPAPAVGWPMFLLLAVLYFAMAYTLLGSLFLGIGAQAATVREVQTLNMPVTMGQMLIFFFASYAVDHMGSPAEVAACIFPFSSPFAMIARAAQDGAIWPHLVALVWQGAFVALIIRVGVLLFRRHVMQSGGRWWKRLFRPATG; this is encoded by the coding sequence ATGAGGGAATTGCTCCGCGCGGCGCTGGTCATCGCCCGGCGGGATTTCACCGCGGTCGTACTGTCGCGCACCTTCATCCTGTTCCTGCTGGGGCCGTTGCTGCCGATCCTCATCGGCTTCGCCTTTGGCGGCCTGGGCGACAAGATTTCCAGCACCGACCTGCGTCCTGTCGTCGGTGTCGCCATGTCCCCAGCGGACACGGCAGCGCTGGAGCGGGCGCACGACCGGCTGGCCGAGCGGATGGGCGACCAGACCCTGCCACGCCTGCGCCCCGTGCGCGCCAGCCCCAGCCCGCGCGTCCAGCTCGTCCGGCCGGATTCCGAAGTGGTGGCGATCCTGTCCGGCTCGCTGCTGCACCCCGTGCTGACCGGCAAGGTGGAGGATCTGGACAAGTTGCAGGGCGACATCAGCCTCTTGTCCACAGCCGCGCTGGCCGAGCGCACGCTCCGGTTCGTCACCGTCGAACGACAGGAAGTGACCACCAGCCTGGGCGCACAGGCGCAGGCGCGGCTGCTGATCGGCCGGGCGGCGCAGGTGGTGATGTTCTTCCTCACCATATTGCTCGCCGGCATGATCCTGTCCAACCTGGTCGAGGAAAAGACCAACAAGATCATCGAGATTCTTGCCGCCGCCGTACCGATCGACGCGATCTTCCTCGGCAAGCTGATGGCGATGCTGGCGATGAGCTTCGTGGGCATCGCCTTCTGGGGCGGGACCGCCTTCGCCATCTTCCTGGCGCTGCATGGCGGCGGCGGGGCGCTGCCCGCGCCGGCGGTGGGCTGGCCGATGTTCCTGCTTCTGGCGGTGCTCTATTTCGCGATGGCCTACACGCTGCTCGGCTCGCTGTTCCTGGGGATCGGCGCGCAGGCCGCGACGGTGCGCGAGGTCCAGACGCTCAACATGCCGGTCACCATGGGGCAGATGCTGATCTTCTTCTTCGCCAGCTATGCGGTGGACCATATGGGATCGCCGGCGGAGGTCGCGGCCTGCATCTTCCCGTTCAGTTCGCCCTTCGCGATGATCGCCCGCGCGGCGCAGGACGGGGCGATCTGGCCGCATCTGGTGGCGCTGGTCTGGCAGGGGGCGTTCGTTGCCCTCATCATCCGCGTCGGCGTGCTGCTGTTCCGCCGCCATGTCATGCAGTCGGGCGGCCGCTGGTGGAAGCGGCTGTTCAGGCCCGCGACAGGCTGA
- a CDS encoding fatty acid desaturase: MEDIPEERAPGYRYSRRGTLPLIRQLSVIDNRRNALLLLLQWAIAIAAGAIAIHVDRIPVYILAGFVIGSRIQCLAVMMHDACHGMFFSNRRLNDLIGDLFVAYPLGFSIHLYRANHMHHHRHTNTLRDRDYRVQRRDPDQHFPKSWAAMAWLLVRSVAGLNYYRMARDSRVWAPIANFHNPRRFGYIIACRCGSAMSPGPCCSTA; encoded by the coding sequence ATGGAAGATATCCCCGAGGAGCGCGCGCCCGGATATCGCTACTCCCGGCGTGGCACTTTGCCGCTGATCCGGCAATTGTCCGTCATCGACAACCGCCGCAACGCGCTGCTGCTGCTCCTGCAATGGGCGATCGCAATCGCAGCGGGCGCGATCGCGATCCATGTCGATCGAATTCCCGTCTATATTCTGGCCGGATTCGTTATCGGATCGCGCATTCAATGCCTGGCGGTGATGATGCACGACGCCTGTCACGGGATGTTTTTCAGCAATCGTCGCCTCAACGATCTGATCGGCGACCTTTTCGTCGCCTATCCGCTGGGTTTCAGCATCCATCTGTACCGCGCCAACCATATGCACCATCACCGTCACACCAATACGCTGCGGGATCGCGACTATCGCGTCCAGCGGCGGGACCCCGACCAGCATTTTCCGAAGAGCTGGGCCGCCATGGCCTGGCTGCTGGTTCGCAGCGTGGCCGGCCTCAACTATTATCGCATGGCGCGAGACAGCCGGGTCTGGGCGCCCATCGCCAATTTCCACAATCCCCGCCGCTTCGGCTATATTATAGCCTGTCGTTGCGGCTCCGCTATGTCGCCTGGGCCGTGCTGTTCTACGGCGTGA
- a CDS encoding fatty acid desaturase: MRLRYVAWAVLFYGVMLWSPLRWQLLGLVLIPQFIWANVINRIRSMAEHNGVADERELNGTRTVIPTLLDRFMIAPLNVSYHLEHHLFPSVPWHHLRRLHVHLMTDPAYAADAHITQGYWGVIRELMPPSVLPATTMPSTRAAAKR; encoded by the coding sequence TTGCGGCTCCGCTATGTCGCCTGGGCCGTGCTGTTCTACGGCGTGATGCTGTGGTCGCCCTTACGCTGGCAGCTATTGGGCCTTGTCCTGATCCCGCAATTCATCTGGGCGAACGTCATCAATCGGATTCGGTCGATGGCCGAGCATAATGGCGTCGCCGACGAGAGGGAGCTGAACGGTACGCGCACCGTCATCCCCACCTTGCTCGACAGGTTCATGATCGCGCCGCTCAATGTGAGCTATCATCTGGAACATCATCTGTTCCCGTCGGTGCCCTGGCACCATCTGCGCCGGCTGCACGTGCATCTGATGACCGATCCGGCCTATGCGGCGGATGCGCATATCACGCAGGGCTATTGGGGCGTCATCCGGGAGTTGATGCCGCCGTCCGTCTTGCCCGCCACGACCATGCCCTCTACCCGCGCCGCAGCGAAGCGCTGA
- a CDS encoding lipopolysaccharide biosynthesis protein, translated as MTQGVQGSLATQASASKDQDDIAALAKGGRTNIFGFLLRLAARLPFLFIAGRWYGADALGRFAYAVLVVEFVAQLATLGLKRGLAGALSQTERPHAHVVTDAMVVTLLAALVGAGLLVAFPQAMFPNSGINGLDRLLALVVIAVAGSDVALAACAYRFDVGATVRARSIIEPWAISIGAFVFAFYSTRDGLILSYAVSMIAAMVASIIPMARHYGRPRGWKPDAGRLWRLARRNLPLAAADGVEWGSRRLDMAILGLFVSPAVIGIYYVAQQVASLPQKLKTSFDPILGPVITRNLAENNLAAIARQVSQVGFWIIAAQAGIALALGIPGEAVMGLVGPHFVGGTGALAFLLLAEVVAATAVVSESALVYIARHRNLMISLVMIGLQAGFSFALILLARRLAMPVMWVAAAPALALCLALAVGAFVKARLLARLLDAPINAWRWPLLSAAGVACIVGAGFVALPPRLEWVELAVGVWAILGAYGLVIWRWGFGSDDRALFRKQKAE; from the coding sequence ATGACGCAGGGGGTTCAGGGTTCTTTGGCGACACAGGCATCCGCATCCAAGGATCAGGATGACATCGCCGCCCTGGCCAAGGGTGGGCGCACCAACATATTCGGCTTTCTGCTGCGGCTCGCCGCGCGCCTGCCCTTCCTGTTCATCGCGGGACGCTGGTACGGGGCGGACGCGCTGGGCCGTTTCGCCTATGCCGTGCTGGTGGTCGAGTTCGTGGCGCAACTCGCCACGCTGGGGTTGAAACGCGGCCTCGCCGGCGCGCTGAGCCAGACCGAACGGCCCCATGCTCATGTCGTGACCGACGCCATGGTCGTCACCTTGCTCGCGGCGCTGGTCGGCGCGGGCCTGCTGGTCGCCTTTCCCCAGGCGATGTTCCCCAATAGCGGCATCAACGGCCTCGACCGGCTGCTGGCGCTGGTGGTGATCGCGGTGGCGGGGTCGGACGTGGCGCTGGCGGCCTGCGCCTATCGCTTCGATGTCGGCGCGACCGTGCGCGCCCGATCGATCATCGAACCCTGGGCAATCAGCATCGGCGCCTTCGTCTTCGCTTTCTACTCGACGCGCGACGGCCTCATCCTTTCCTATGCGGTCTCGATGATCGCCGCGATGGTGGCGTCAATCATTCCCATGGCGCGCCATTATGGCCGCCCACGCGGCTGGAAGCCGGATGCCGGGCGGCTGTGGCGGCTTGCGCGACGCAACCTGCCGCTCGCCGCGGCGGACGGCGTGGAATGGGGTTCGCGCCGGCTCGACATGGCGATATTGGGCCTGTTCGTCAGCCCGGCGGTGATCGGCATCTATTATGTCGCGCAGCAGGTCGCCTCGCTGCCGCAAAAGCTCAAGACGAGTTTCGACCCCATATTGGGGCCCGTCATCACCCGCAACCTGGCCGAAAACAACCTGGCCGCGATCGCCCGCCAGGTCAGTCAGGTCGGCTTCTGGATCATCGCGGCGCAGGCGGGCATCGCGCTCGCGCTCGGCATCCCCGGCGAAGCGGTGATGGGGCTGGTCGGCCCGCATTTCGTCGGCGGCACCGGCGCGCTCGCCTTCCTGCTGCTCGCCGAAGTGGTGGCGGCCACCGCGGTCGTCAGCGAATCGGCGCTGGTCTACATCGCCCGCCACCGCAACCTGATGATCTCGCTGGTCATGATCGGATTGCAGGCGGGCTTCAGCTTTGCGCTGATCCTGCTGGCCCGCCGGCTGGCCATGCCGGTGATGTGGGTGGCGGCGGCGCCGGCGCTGGCGCTCTGCCTGGCGCTGGCGGTCGGCGCCTTCGTCAAGGCGCGACTGCTCGCCCGGCTGCTCGACGCGCCGATCAATGCCTGGCGCTGGCCGCTGCTGAGCGCCGCGGGTGTCGCCTGCATCGTCGGCGCGGGTTTCGTCGCCTTGCCGCCACGGCTGGAATGGGTCGAGCTGGCAGTCGGCGTCTGGGCGATATTGGGGGCCTATGGCCTCGTCATCTGGCGCTGGGGCTTCGGGTCCGACGACCGCGCCCTGTTCCGCAAGCAGAAGGCGGAGTGA
- a CDS encoding NAD(P)H-dependent glycerol-3-phosphate dehydrogenase: MKAGVIGAGAWGTALAQLLASDDQPVALWALEPDVVDAINGRQENPLYLANIPLSASIRATGAMTDLATCDLLLVVSPAQHLRSVVAHAPAGVPLVLCSKGIEAGTSLLMSEVAQQAQPTSPIAVLSGPTFAHEVAKGLPTAITLACEDRTLGQRLAARIARPSFRPYLSDDVIGAEIGGAVKNVLAIACGVAEGAGLGLNARAALISRGFAEMTRFGLARGARPETLGGLSGLGDLVLTCSSTNSRNFSLGKGLGEGASAADLLANRRTVAEGAFTAPVLRDAARAAGVEMPVVEAVCALLADAAPLGAVIDALLARPLRPE, translated from the coding sequence ATGAAGGCAGGAGTCATCGGTGCGGGCGCCTGGGGCACGGCGCTGGCGCAATTGCTGGCCAGTGATGACCAGCCGGTCGCGCTCTGGGCGCTGGAGCCGGACGTGGTCGACGCGATCAACGGGCGGCAGGAGAACCCGCTCTATCTCGCCAATATTCCGCTCTCCGCCTCGATCCGGGCGACGGGCGCCATGACCGACCTCGCGACCTGCGACCTGCTGCTGGTCGTCAGCCCCGCCCAGCATCTGCGCAGCGTCGTCGCCCATGCCCCCGCCGGCGTGCCGCTTGTTCTCTGTTCCAAGGGGATCGAGGCGGGCACCAGCCTGCTGATGTCGGAAGTCGCGCAGCAGGCGCAGCCGACCTCGCCCATCGCGGTCCTGTCCGGCCCGACCTTCGCCCATGAAGTGGCGAAGGGCTTGCCGACCGCCATCACGCTCGCCTGCGAGGATCGGACGCTGGGCCAGCGCCTCGCCGCCCGCATCGCCCGCCCGTCCTTCCGCCCCTATCTGTCCGACGACGTCATCGGCGCGGAAATTGGCGGCGCTGTCAAGAATGTACTCGCGATCGCTTGCGGCGTCGCCGAGGGCGCAGGTCTTGGCCTCAACGCCCGCGCCGCGCTCATCAGCCGCGGTTTCGCGGAAATGACCCGCTTCGGCCTGGCGCGCGGCGCCCGCCCCGAAACGCTGGGTGGCCTGTCGGGTCTGGGCGACCTGGTCCTTACATGCTCCTCCACCAATTCGCGCAACTTCTCGCTCGGCAAGGGGCTGGGCGAAGGTGCAAGCGCCGCAGACCTGCTCGCCAACCGCCGCACCGTGGCGGAAGGGGCCTTCACCGCGCCGGTGCTGCGCGATGCCGCGCGCGCGGCGGGCGTGGAAATGCCGGTGGTGGAGGCGGTGTGTGCGCTGCTCGCCGACGCCGCGCCGCTCGGCGCCGTGATCGACGCGCTGCTCGCGCGGCCGTTGCGGCCCGAATAA
- the queG gene encoding tRNA epoxyqueuosine(34) reductase QueG → MPVPIETLAEPLEQRLKAEAARLGFVVCRIAPADAAPLAGDRLRQWLDAGHHGDMLWMEERAEQRGSPKGLWPDVRSVIMLGMSYAPGRDPLALADVPDRARFSVYAQGKDYHDVVKKALKALARWLVEQQPGSLKVFVDTAPVMEKPLAQGAGLGWQGKHSNLVSRDHGSWLFLGAIYTEMALAPDDGETDHCGRCTACLNACPTDAFPSPYVVDARRCISYLTIEHKGPIPEELRAGIGNRVYGCDDCLAVCPWNKFADAAAANRAFVGRAELAAPAIADLLDLDDAGFREIFSGSPIKRIGRNRLVRNAAIAAGNSGDARLLGRLEALIGDDDPVVAEAATWAIGKLSG, encoded by the coding sequence ATGCCCGTGCCTATAGAAACCTTGGCCGAACCCCTGGAACAGCGCCTGAAGGCGGAAGCGGCGCGTCTGGGCTTCGTCGTCTGCCGTATCGCGCCCGCCGACGCCGCGCCGCTGGCCGGCGATCGGCTGCGCCAATGGCTGGACGCGGGCCATCATGGCGACATGCTGTGGATGGAGGAGCGCGCCGAACAACGCGGATCGCCCAAGGGCCTCTGGCCCGACGTGCGCAGCGTCATCATGCTGGGCATGAGCTATGCGCCGGGGCGCGATCCGCTGGCGCTGGCCGATGTGCCGGACCGGGCGCGCTTTTCGGTCTATGCCCAGGGCAAGGATTATCATGACGTCGTCAAGAAAGCGCTCAAGGCGCTGGCCCGCTGGCTGGTCGAACAACAGCCCGGCAGCCTGAAGGTGTTCGTGGATACAGCGCCGGTGATGGAAAAGCCGCTGGCGCAGGGCGCGGGCCTCGGCTGGCAGGGCAAGCACAGCAACCTCGTCAGCCGCGACCATGGCAGTTGGCTGTTCCTGGGCGCCATCTATACCGAAATGGCGCTGGCGCCGGACGACGGCGAAACCGACCATTGCGGCCGCTGCACCGCTTGCCTCAACGCCTGCCCGACCGACGCATTCCCTTCGCCCTATGTCGTCGATGCGCGCCGCTGCATCTCCTATCTGACGATCGAGCATAAGGGGCCGATCCCTGAGGAACTGCGCGCCGGGATCGGCAACCGCGTCTATGGCTGCGACGATTGCCTGGCGGTCTGTCCCTGGAACAAGTTCGCCGACGCCGCGGCGGCGAACCGCGCCTTTGTCGGCCGGGCGGAACTGGCCGCGCCGGCCATCGCCGACCTGCTCGACCTGGACGATGCCGGCTTCCGCGAGATTTTCTCAGGCTCGCCGATCAAGCGGATCGGCCGCAACCGCCTGGTCCGGAACGCCGCGATTGCGGCCGGCAACAGCGGTGATGCGCGGTTGCTGGGCCGGCTGGAAGCGCTGATCGGCGATGACGACCCGGTGGTGGCGGAAGCGGCGACCTGGGCGATCGGCAAGCTCTCCGGATGA
- a CDS encoding ABC transporter ATP-binding protein, with amino-acid sequence MIGDTPAPSFMSAPVPAASYAVEGHGLVKTFGSFRAVDGIDIAVPAGAIYGVLGPNGAGKTTLLRTLLGIIDPDEGHRTLLGDAQPLRMARQVGYLPEERGLYPSMKAFEAIAFMGALRGLPLRQGRERARALLEGHGMGAAADKPIRQLSKGMAQTVQLFGTIIHQPRLIVLDEPFSGLDAINQEKLEALIREQARQGVTILFSTHVIAHADRLCERIAIVAGGRIRFEGTPGEARDQLRPQVRLRTRVSDGAWRRALPADTVAEDGAWHFALPDEGIEPLLRALLDGQAGIESLSIERPGLHDAFVAIAGAAAAKQMQGEPAPEEDA; translated from the coding sequence ATGATCGGCGACACCCCGGCTCCATCCTTCATGTCCGCGCCCGTTCCGGCGGCCTCCTATGCCGTCGAGGGCCATGGCCTTGTCAAGACATTCGGCAGCTTTCGCGCGGTCGACGGGATCGACATCGCCGTGCCGGCGGGCGCCATCTATGGCGTGCTCGGCCCCAATGGCGCGGGCAAGACCACGCTGTTGCGCACCTTGCTCGGCATCATCGACCCGGATGAGGGGCATCGTACGCTGCTGGGTGACGCGCAGCCGCTGCGCATGGCGCGACAGGTCGGCTATTTGCCGGAGGAGCGTGGCCTTTATCCGTCGATGAAGGCGTTCGAAGCGATCGCCTTCATGGGTGCACTGCGCGGATTGCCGCTCAGGCAAGGCCGCGAGCGGGCGCGGGCGTTGCTGGAGGGACATGGCATGGGCGCGGCGGCGGACAAGCCGATCCGGCAATTGTCCAAGGGCATGGCCCAGACGGTGCAATTGTTCGGCACCATCATCCACCAGCCCCGTCTGATCGTGCTGGACGAGCCGTTTTCGGGGCTGGACGCAATCAACCAGGAGAAGCTGGAGGCGCTGATCCGGGAACAGGCGCGGCAAGGTGTGACGATCCTCTTTTCGACCCATGTCATCGCCCACGCCGATCGATTGTGCGAGCGGATCGCCATTGTAGCGGGCGGCCGCATCCGCTTCGAAGGGACACCGGGGGAGGCGCGCGACCAGTTGCGCCCGCAGGTGCGGCTGCGCACGCGCGTCAGCGACGGGGCCTGGCGGCGCGCACTGCCGGCCGATACGGTGGCGGAGGACGGCGCCTGGCATTTCGCCCTGCCCGACGAAGGGATAGAGCCGCTGCTGCGGGCGCTGCTCGACGGGCAGGCGGGCATAGAGAGCCTGTCGATCGAGCGGCCCGGCCTGCACGACGCCTTCGTCGCGATCGCCGGGGCGGCCGCCGCCAAACAGATGCAGGGCGAGCCGGCGCCGGAGGAGGACGCATGA